Proteins from one Xenopus tropicalis strain Nigerian chromosome 1, UCB_Xtro_10.0, whole genome shotgun sequence genomic window:
- the LOC116412465 gene encoding serine/threonine-protein kinase N1-like produces MLFPRVLTEKEILLLAKREQHPFLTGLFASFQTEHHVCFAMDYAAGGDLEKWTKNPQFDYEASIFYSASVVLGLEFLHEHNIVHRDLKLENVLLDESGYIKISDFGLCKMGMGVGDLTKSFVGTPYYVAPEIFKREPYGKEVDWWALGVMLFYMVVHKFPFNGKTVHELSRIVQYERPTIPCTLPSDFYITIKRLLAKYPVNRLGSNGAEEVKKSRLFCNTNWDGLLNKTVMPPIMPPVNSSSNNSSSKANLVITTGESNLPIPASVNEALQDFEYYAG; encoded by the exons atgttATTTCCCAGAGTTCTGACAGAGAAAGAGATTCTCCTTTTGGCAAAGCGAGAGCAACATCCTTTCCTCACTGGATTGTTTGCCTCGTTCCAAACTGAGCATCATGTTTGCTTCGCCATGGATTATGCGGCTGGAGGCGATTTAGAAAAATGGACAAAAAACCCGCAATTCGACTATGAAGCATCGAT attTTACTCTGCTTCTGTTGTTCTGGGGTTGGAATTCCTCCATGAGCACAACATTGTTCATAG AGATTTAAAGCTGGAAAATGTCCTACTGGATGAATCTGGATATATAAAAATTTCAGACTTCGGCCTTTGCAAAATGG GAATGGGTGTCGGAGACCTAACCAAATCCTTCGTTGGAACACCCTATTATGTCGCTCCAGAGATATTTAAAAGGGAGCCCTATGGAAAAGAAGTAGACTGGTGGGCTCTAGGAGTGATGCTCTTTTACATGGTAGTTCATAAG TTCCCTTTTAATGGAAAAACAGTGCATGAACTGTCTAGAATTGTCCAGTATGAAAGGCCGACCATTCCATGTACTCTCCCATCTGATTTCTACATTACAATAAAAAGA CTTTTGGCCAAATATCCTGTGAATCGCTTGGGATCAAATGGAGCTGAAGAAGTGAAGAAAAGCCGTTTgttctgt AACACAAATTGGGATGGCCTCTTGAATAAAACTGTGATGCCACCAATCATGCCTCCTGTGAATAGCTCAAGCAATAACAGCAGCTCTAAGGCAAACCTTGTTATAACTACTGGCGAGAGTAATTTGCCTATCCCAGCCTCTGTCAATGAAGCGCTCCAGGACTTTGAGTATTATGCTGGTTGA